The DNA region CTCAAGGAACGCTATCACTGACATCATACCGACAAGGAAGAGAACTATGTCCAAGTTCGCAAACTCAATCAAATGTTCTATGTCTAAGACCCTAAGGGCGAGGAGAAGCGATATGCCTATCAGAGCAAACCCGTTTCTAAACGGCCAATAGAAAAGAGAGCCTGCAATGAAACTGACAAATACAGTCAGCGATATGAGTTGGGGTAGGCTAACCTCTCCTAGTACTGTGGAGATCACATAAGGCGCCAATATCACGATGGCGAAGTAGCTGGGAATTTTACATAATTCAATTTTATTCAAAGCTTACACCATCCATTTCTGGCATAACCGCTTTTAAAGAAGCCTCCTACCTTTGTTTGGACTGCACGTTTCCGTGTCAAACGTACATCACGAGGTTTGCATTTGTATCGTGGTTATTTTTGGCGGTAAAGTTGCACATTAATCATTACGGAATGGTTTATAAGATTTTGCGTCAACTTCAGAAACTTTATGAGAGCCTCCAAGAGTAGACAACAATGCCCCAAGGCTAGGCATAAGGCTACGAAAGGAGACGGAACCATGCCATCACCTCCTAAAATAGAGGTTATCGGTGTCACAGGTATTCCTCTAATTCAACCCGGAGACGACCTTCCCTCACTGATCTGCGATGCTGTTAAGAGGCAAGGTTCGACCTTTGAAGATGGTGACATCTTAGTAATAGCACAGACCGTGGTTTCTAAAGCTGAAGGATCGATCATAAGGCTTAGCGAAATAAAACCCTCAATTGAAGCGAAAATCATCGCCGAACAAGTCGGAAAAGATCCAAGAATCACCGAGGTCATCCTAAGAGAGGCGCGGAGGGTAATTCGCCTCCGAGGACCCCACCTAATCACTGAGACTAAACATGGATGGATATGCGCCAACTCAGCCGTCGACATATCTAACGTTACAGGTGGAGATGCTGTAACGACGTTACCAGAGGACGCCGATAGGAGTGCCGAGAGGATCAGGCAACAAATAAGAAAGCTGACAGGGAAAAAGGTGGCTGTAATAATCTCAGACACATTCGGCAGAGCTTTTAGGATAGGTCAGACTAATGTAGCGGTGGGAGTGGCAGGG from Candidatus Bathyarchaeia archaeon includes:
- the cofE gene encoding coenzyme F420-0:L-glutamate ligase, whose amino-acid sequence is MRASKSRQQCPKARHKATKGDGTMPSPPKIEVIGVTGIPLIQPGDDLPSLICDAVKRQGSTFEDGDILVIAQTVVSKAEGSIIRLSEIKPSIEAKIIAEQVGKDPRITEVILREARRVIRLRGPHLITETKHGWICANSAVDISNVTGGDAVTTLPEDADRSAERIRQQIRKLTGKKVAVIISDTFGRAFRIGQTNVAVGVAGIRPLLDRRGEKDLFGYTLKVKQIAVADELASAAELVIGEAAEGIPVALIRGYAFKPDEKANSKELIRPLNSDLFI